Proteins encoded in a region of the Deltaproteobacteria bacterium genome:
- the glmU gene encoding bifunctional UDP-N-acetylglucosamine diphosphorylase/glucosamine-1-phosphate N-acetyltransferase GlmU (forms a homotrimer; catalyzes the acetylation of glucosamine-1-phosphate and uridylation of N-acetylglucosamine-1-phosphate to produce UDP-GlcNAc; function in cell wall synthesis) has translation RLIREINTGLYAFDAGFLYSSLSRLTRENRQKEYYLTDLVQMAREKRLPVAVHFHSRSEEVLGINDRAELARSAQVLRLRINKDWMQKGITIIDPLTTYIEGSVRIGPDTVIGPFTSLRGKTRVGSRCEIQSHAVIEDSTLKDEVIIPPFSWIKNQVLK, from the coding sequence CGCCTTATCCGGGAAATTAACACCGGTCTTTATGCTTTTGATGCCGGATTTCTTTATTCCTCCCTTTCCAGGTTAACCCGGGAAAACCGGCAAAAGGAATATTATCTGACCGATCTGGTCCAAATGGCCCGGGAAAAGAGATTACCGGTGGCCGTGCACTTTCACTCCCGGTCAGAGGAGGTCCTGGGAATCAATGACCGGGCTGAACTGGCCCGATCCGCCCAGGTGTTGCGGCTAAGAATCAATAAGGATTGGATGCAAAAGGGAATCACCATCATTGATCCGCTGACCACCTATATCGAGGGGTCGGTCCGGATTGGTCCGGATACGGTCATCGGCCCTTTCACCAGCCTTCGGGGGAAAACCCGGGTCGGTTCCCGTTGTGAAATTCAGTCCCATGCGGTCATAGAGGACTCGACGTTGAAGGACGAGGTAATTATTCCCCCCTTCTCTTGGATCAAAAACCAGGTCTTGAAGTAG
- the glmS gene encoding glutamine--fructose-6-phosphate transaminase (isomerizing), whose product MCGIIGYLGPQNPVEVIFEGLKRLEYRGYDSAGIALIQDHHFDVRRSQGKLSELGRLLSQNPIAGRIGIGHTRWATHGRPSETNAHPHVVGRVALVHNGIIENYLELKKQLAAEGHIFLSETDSEIVAHLIDKYLKGRDLVEAVQLALEKIRGSYALVILDSQDPDRIVAVRKECPLILGIGEGEFFIASDVLAFLHHTNQVIYLEDGEMAVIEQPFPRVLSLKKGKVKKEIQKISWSPVMAEKAGYKHFMQKEIFEQPQAIIDTFRGRVSPEKGEALLPEIGLTAGELQEIDQISIVACGTSWHAALIGKFLLEQYCRIPTAVDYASEYRYRNPIIHPRTLLILISQSGETADTLAALREGKKKKARVLAICNVVGSSIAREADGVIYTHAGPEIGVASTKAFTTQLVALYLLTLFLGQTLKRIARKDRLAMIQELLRIPHGIEQILEEEARIQAIAQRYFQAQDFLFLGRGIHYPIALEGALKLKEISYIHAEGYPAGEMKHGPIALIDEKMPTVFLAPQNEILEKVFSNIEEVRARGGIIIGLTDEKKGTAAESKVQDWLRLPKAGWGLSPILYAVPLQLLAYHIAVLRGTDVDQPRNLAKSVTVE is encoded by the coding sequence ATGTGCGGCATAATCGGGTATCTTGGCCCTCAAAATCCCGTCGAGGTCATTTTCGAGGGATTAAAAAGATTGGAATACCGGGGGTATGATTCGGCCGGTATTGCCCTGATTCAGGATCACCATTTTGATGTGCGCCGCAGCCAGGGAAAATTAAGCGAGTTGGGCCGGTTGCTTTCCCAAAATCCAATAGCCGGCCGGATAGGGATCGGTCATACCCGCTGGGCCACCCACGGCCGGCCTTCGGAAACCAATGCCCATCCCCATGTAGTCGGTCGGGTCGCCCTGGTCCATAACGGCATTATCGAAAATTATTTAGAACTCAAAAAACAACTGGCGGCCGAAGGCCATATCTTTTTATCGGAAACGGATTCCGAGATCGTCGCCCACCTGATTGACAAATATTTAAAAGGCCGGGACCTGGTTGAGGCCGTTCAACTGGCCCTGGAAAAAATCCGGGGATCTTATGCCCTGGTCATACTCGACTCCCAGGACCCGGATCGTATCGTGGCCGTTCGGAAAGAATGCCCTCTGATTTTGGGGATCGGGGAGGGGGAGTTTTTTATCGCCTCCGATGTCCTGGCTTTCCTCCACCATACCAACCAGGTTATTTATCTCGAAGACGGAGAAATGGCTGTCATCGAGCAGCCTTTCCCCCGGGTCCTGTCCCTGAAAAAAGGAAAGGTTAAAAAGGAGATTCAAAAGATCTCCTGGAGCCCGGTGATGGCCGAGAAGGCCGGTTATAAGCATTTTATGCAAAAAGAGATTTTTGAACAACCGCAGGCCATCATCGATACCTTCCGGGGACGGGTTTCACCGGAAAAAGGAGAGGCCCTTCTGCCGGAAATAGGTCTGACCGCCGGGGAATTACAAGAAATCGACCAGATCAGCATTGTGGCCTGCGGGACCTCCTGGCATGCGGCCCTGATCGGCAAGTTTCTTTTGGAACAATATTGCCGTATCCCCACAGCCGTGGATTATGCTTCCGAATACCGCTATCGGAATCCGATTATCCATCCCAGAACCCTGCTTATTTTGATTTCCCAATCCGGAGAAACAGCCGACACCCTGGCAGCCTTGCGGGAAGGTAAAAAGAAAAAAGCCCGGGTCCTGGCTATCTGCAATGTCGTCGGAAGCAGCATTGCCCGGGAGGCCGACGGTGTTATCTACACCCATGCCGGGCCGGAAATCGGGGTGGCCTCGACCAAGGCCTTTACCACCCAACTGGTAGCCTTGTATCTGTTAACCTTATTTCTGGGACAAACCTTGAAGAGGATCGCCCGGAAAGATCGGTTGGCCATGATTCAGGAACTCCTGCGCATCCCCCACGGGATAGAACAGATCCTGGAAGAAGAAGCCCGGATCCAGGCCATTGCCCAGCGTTATTTCCAGGCCCAGGATTTCTTATTCCTGGGACGGGGCATCCATTATCCCATCGCCCTGGAAGGGGCCTTGAAATTGAAGGAGATCTCTTATATCCATGCCGAAGGATACCCGGCCGGTGAGATGAAGCACGGCCCCATTGCCCTGATCGACGAGAAGATGCCCACGGTTTTTTTGGCCCCCCAAAACGAAATCCTGGAAAAGGTTTTCAGCAACATAGAAGAAGTACGGGCCCGGGGCGGGATTATTATCGGCCTGACCGATGAAAAGAAAGGGACCGCGGCCGAATCCAAGGTCCAGGACTGGCTCCGGCTTCCAAAGGCTGGCTGGGGGCTTTCACCGATTTTATACGCCGTCCCCCTGCAACTGCTGGCCTATCACATTGCCGTCCTCCGGGGTACCGATGTGGATCAGCCGCGAAATTTAGCCAAGAGTGTGACGGTGGAATAA
- a CDS encoding cysteine--tRNA ligase translates to MMQQAYDDILKLIGNTPLVRLNRLNPNKKVGLWAKIESFNPGGSVKDRIGLSMIEAAEKSGNLTREKTIIEATSGNTGIGLAMVAAVKGYPLILAMPESASIERQKILKAYGAKLLLTPALQGTDGSIEKVYQMAREHPEKYFLLDQFNNEDNIAAHYHGTAVEIWQQTKGKVTMVVATMGTTGTLMGITKRLKEFNPAIKIIGVEPYLGHKIQGLKNMKESYKPGIYDKSILDEVVNIEDEEAFETARKMAREEGLLVGMSSGAAMAVALKKVQPLKKGLAVVICPDSGERYLSTTLFTEKEKNGLVFYNTLTREKESFQPLTEGRVSIYTCGPTVHDLIHVGVGRRFVVADLLRRYLEFKGFEVLHIMNITDLHDRTIQGAEAKGIPLSEFTQNYIEEFLKDIDALRIKRAAYYPKASEHVEDMIELGRNLLKKGFAYEKMHSLYFDISRFKGYGKLSRVDLKKIQLGKTVDLDEYEKDNPQDFTLLKRSNLAELKKGIYFVTEWGNVRPGWHVECSAMALKYLGETFDIHTSGVDLIFPHHENEIAISEAATGKKFVNYWLHSELVMVDRKKMSYAGGNILTLRDLLNQGFSGREVRYFLLATHYRKALRFTLKALEAGRRTLRRLDEFIHKLYTSKTGPVDIPEVTEAVYHFKTGFKEALDDDLNISSALSALFKLVRTINPMLIDQKISHAQFMELDQVLKKVDSVLQILDFPDPALPAEVQDLLDQREKARERKEYAEADRIRDQICARGFRLIDLKDKTLCAYCEQKEPKCPE, encoded by the coding sequence ATGATGCAACAGGCCTATGACGACATATTAAAACTGATCGGCAACACCCCCCTGGTTCGATTGAACCGCTTGAATCCCAATAAAAAAGTTGGCCTCTGGGCCAAAATAGAATCCTTTAACCCAGGGGGGTCGGTTAAAGATCGAATCGGTTTGTCTATGATCGAAGCCGCAGAAAAAAGCGGGAATTTGACCAGGGAAAAGACCATTATTGAAGCCACTTCAGGCAATACCGGCATCGGCCTTGCCATGGTGGCGGCCGTCAAAGGATATCCCCTGATCCTGGCCATGCCCGAATCGGCCAGTATCGAACGGCAGAAAATACTCAAGGCTTACGGGGCCAAGCTCTTGCTGACCCCGGCCCTTCAGGGCACCGACGGCTCTATTGAGAAGGTCTATCAAATGGCCCGGGAGCACCCGGAAAAATATTTTTTACTCGATCAGTTCAATAACGAAGACAACATTGCCGCCCATTATCACGGCACGGCCGTGGAGATCTGGCAGCAGACCAAAGGTAAGGTGACTATGGTCGTGGCCACTATGGGAACGACCGGCACCCTGATGGGCATCACCAAACGGCTGAAGGAATTCAACCCGGCCATCAAAATTATCGGGGTCGAGCCCTATCTGGGTCACAAGATCCAGGGTTTGAAAAATATGAAGGAATCGTACAAGCCGGGCATTTACGACAAGAGTATCCTGGATGAAGTGGTCAATATCGAGGATGAAGAGGCCTTTGAAACGGCCCGGAAGATGGCCCGCGAAGAGGGGCTTTTGGTTGGCATGAGTTCCGGGGCGGCCATGGCTGTGGCCCTGAAAAAGGTCCAGCCATTAAAAAAAGGTCTGGCGGTGGTCATCTGCCCGGACAGCGGAGAAAGATATCTGAGCACCACTTTGTTTACCGAAAAGGAAAAAAACGGCCTGGTTTTCTACAATACCCTGACCCGTGAGAAGGAAAGCTTCCAGCCACTGACCGAAGGCCGGGTTTCCATCTACACCTGCGGCCCCACAGTCCATGACCTGATCCATGTAGGGGTAGGCCGCCGGTTTGTAGTTGCCGATTTGCTCCGCCGCTACCTGGAGTTTAAAGGCTTTGAGGTCCTGCATATCATGAATATCACCGATCTGCACGATCGGACTATTCAGGGTGCCGAGGCCAAAGGAATCCCCCTGAGCGAATTCACCCAAAACTATATCGAGGAGTTCCTGAAGGATATTGACGCCCTGCGCATCAAACGGGCCGCCTATTATCCCAAGGCCAGCGAACATGTGGAGGATATGATCGAATTGGGACGGAACCTGCTTAAAAAAGGCTTCGCCTATGAAAAAATGCATTCCCTGTATTTCGACATCTCCCGGTTTAAGGGCTACGGCAAGCTTTCCCGGGTGGATTTAAAAAAGATCCAGTTGGGAAAGACCGTGGACCTGGATGAATACGAAAAGGACAACCCCCAGGATTTTACCCTGCTCAAACGCTCCAATCTGGCTGAACTGAAGAAAGGCATTTATTTTGTAACCGAATGGGGAAACGTCCGTCCCGGCTGGCATGTGGAATGCTCGGCCATGGCCTTAAAATATCTGGGCGAGACCTTTGACATCCACACCAGCGGCGTAGATCTGATTTTCCCCCACCATGAAAACGAGATCGCCATCAGTGAGGCGGCCACGGGAAAAAAATTCGTCAACTACTGGCTGCATAGTGAACTGGTCATGGTGGACCGCAAAAAAATGTCCTACGCCGGGGGGAACATCCTTACCCTGCGGGATCTGCTGAATCAGGGATTCAGCGGCCGGGAGGTGCGCTACTTCCTGCTGGCCACCCATTACCGGAAAGCGCTCCGTTTTACCCTAAAGGCTTTAGAGGCCGGCCGCCGGACCTTAAGACGATTAGATGAATTCATCCACAAGCTTTATACCAGCAAAACCGGTCCGGTCGACATTCCTGAGGTGACCGAAGCTGTTTATCATTTCAAGACCGGTTTTAAAGAAGCCCTGGATGACGACCTGAACATTTCTTCGGCCCTGTCGGCCCTTTTTAAATTGGTCAGGACCATTAATCCGATGCTGATAGACCAAAAGATCTCCCATGCCCAGTTTATGGAACTGGATCAGGTCCTCAAGAAAGTCGATTCGGTACTGCAGATATTGGATTTCCCGGACCCGGCCCTGCCGGCCGAAGTCCAGGACCTGCTGGACCAGCGGGAAAAGGCCAGGGAGCGCAAAGAATATGCCGAGGCCGACCGGATCAGGGACCAGATCTGTGCCCGGGGATTTCGGCTGATCGATCTCAAGGACAAGACCCTTTGCGCTTATTGTGAGCAAAAGGAACCCAAATGCCCCGAATAG
- a CDS encoding DUF3786 domain-containing protein: MPRIDDYKNTLTIAQEEFRKKDPRSLALNCGAEYLPDPTGGTIGLPVLNRRITINWPEGKIAVPEGAKEFSLQEQGLIMHYLIQAKGAPLTQTWITFREIPSGEFYYSAFVKRAKEPLVKTFGDRPELLIELGIKMGGAKGSEGDASLLFKVFPYIPVCLVLWAGDDEFPPDGNLLFDASISQYLSAEDIAVLSGMVVYPLIGMAYKS; this comes from the coding sequence ATGCCCCGAATAGATGATTATAAAAACACCCTGACTATCGCCCAGGAGGAATTCAGGAAAAAAGACCCTCGAAGCCTGGCCTTAAACTGCGGGGCCGAATACCTGCCAGATCCGACCGGCGGGACTATCGGACTGCCTGTTCTTAACCGGAGGATTACCATCAACTGGCCGGAAGGAAAAATCGCCGTCCCGGAAGGGGCCAAAGAATTTTCCTTGCAGGAACAGGGACTGATCATGCATTATCTGATCCAGGCCAAGGGCGCCCCTTTGACCCAAACCTGGATCACTTTCCGGGAAATTCCTTCCGGGGAATTTTATTATTCGGCCTTTGTCAAAAGGGCCAAGGAGCCCCTGGTCAAAACCTTTGGAGATCGGCCGGAACTTTTGATCGAATTAGGGATAAAGATGGGCGGGGCTAAAGGCAGCGAAGGCGATGCTTCTCTTCTCTTCAAGGTCTTCCCCTACATCCCGGTCTGTCTGGTCCTGTGGGCCGGAGATGACGAATTCCCCCCTGACGGCAATCTCCTCTTTGATGCCAGCATCTCTCAATATCTCTCGGCCGAGGACATTGCGGTCCTCTCCGGGATGGTCGTTTATCCGCTGATCGGAATGGCCTATAAAAGTTGA
- a CDS encoding deoxyribonuclease IV, with protein sequence MNWIGAHMSVAGGLEKAFQRIEIVGGECLQIFVKPSVQWQAPDLSLEEVVRFRTEQKRTGIAPVVAHASYLLNPASPDKNLRDKSILTLALELVRAARLGIEYLILHPGSHREAGEKKGIERIAKGIDRALARAGVPDTKILLETMPGAGSQLGCRLEQLRDIMARSRNPERLGVCLDTCHVLAGGYDIVSLEGYEDFLDSFQRLIGLDRLKCLHINDSKTPLGSRVDRHEQIGQGRVNIKTFQRLLNDPRLDGLPFILETPKGKKGEDHWDEINIRLLKTLRKPPGC encoded by the coding sequence ATGAATTGGATCGGCGCCCATATGTCCGTTGCCGGAGGTCTGGAAAAGGCCTTTCAACGCATTGAGATCGTCGGCGGGGAATGCCTTCAAATTTTTGTCAAACCCAGTGTCCAGTGGCAGGCACCCGATTTATCCCTGGAGGAAGTCGTGCGCTTCAGGACAGAGCAGAAACGGACCGGCATCGCCCCGGTGGTGGCCCATGCCTCTTACCTCTTAAATCCGGCCTCCCCCGACAAAAATCTGAGGGATAAATCCATCCTGACCCTGGCCCTGGAGCTGGTGCGCGCCGCCCGTCTGGGAATCGAGTATCTTATCCTCCACCCCGGAAGTCATCGAGAAGCCGGGGAAAAGAAAGGTATCGAGCGGATCGCCAAAGGGATCGACCGGGCCCTGGCCAGGGCCGGGGTTCCTGACACAAAAATCCTTTTGGAAACCATGCCCGGGGCCGGAAGTCAACTGGGTTGCCGTCTGGAACAATTAAGGGATATTATGGCCCGAAGCCGCAACCCGGAAAGGCTGGGGGTCTGTCTGGACACCTGCCATGTTTTGGCCGGCGGCTATGACATCGTTTCTCTTGAAGGGTATGAGGATTTTTTGGATTCCTTTCAAAGACTGATCGGCCTGGACCGCCTCAAATGTCTCCATATCAATGACTCCAAGACCCCTTTAGGCTCCAGGGTGGATCGTCATGAACAGATCGGCCAGGGCCGGGTGAACATAAAAACCTTCCAACGGCTTCTGAACGATCCCCGCCTGGACGGCCTCCCTTTTATTCTGGAAACCCCCAAAGGGAAAAAGGGAGAAGACCATTGGGATGAAATCAATATCCGGCTCTTAAAAACGCTCAGGAAACCGCCAGGCTGCTGA
- a CDS encoding D-glycerate dehydrogenase yields MTKPKIFITRRIARKTLDLIAESTEMEVWDGELPPPYPTLQEKARSADGLLTLLTDRIDAAVLEKAPRLKVVSNMAVGYDNIDLPTATARGIVVGNTPGVLTETTADLAFALLLASARRVVEAHEYTLQGRWKTWSPMVFLGQDVHGATLGIIGLGRIGVEMARRARGFGMQILYHGPNRKSESLEKELGAEYAADLKDLLSSADFISLHLPLTLSTEKLIGRDEFQLMKKTAVFINTARGGLVDQPALYAALKSGRIFAAGLDVTAVEPIPPDDLLLTLSNVIITPHIGSASVKTREKMAMMAAENLLAGLRGELPPNCLNPEALKSRSG; encoded by the coding sequence ATGACCAAACCAAAAATATTTATAACCCGCCGGATTGCCCGTAAGACCCTGGACCTGATTGCTGAGAGCACAGAGATGGAGGTCTGGGACGGGGAATTACCACCGCCCTACCCAACCCTGCAGGAGAAGGCCCGTTCGGCCGATGGTCTCCTGACCCTGCTGACCGACCGGATAGACGCCGCCGTCCTGGAAAAGGCGCCCCGTTTGAAAGTTGTCAGCAACATGGCCGTAGGCTACGACAACATCGACCTTCCCACGGCTACAGCCCGGGGGATCGTTGTGGGCAACACACCTGGCGTGCTCACGGAAACCACGGCCGACCTGGCCTTTGCCCTGCTGCTGGCCTCGGCGAGGAGGGTGGTCGAGGCCCACGAATACACCTTGCAAGGGCGCTGGAAGACCTGGAGCCCCATGGTTTTCCTGGGGCAGGATGTCCACGGGGCCACCCTGGGTATCATCGGTCTGGGCCGTATCGGGGTTGAGATGGCCAGGAGGGCCCGGGGGTTCGGCATGCAAATTCTCTATCATGGGCCGAACAGAAAAAGCGAATCACTGGAAAAGGAATTGGGGGCCGAGTATGCAGCCGATCTGAAGGATCTATTGTCCTCTGCCGATTTTATCAGCCTTCACCTCCCTTTGACGCTCTCCACCGAGAAACTCATAGGCCGGGACGAATTTCAGCTTATGAAAAAAACCGCTGTCTTCATCAACACGGCCCGGGGAGGCCTCGTGGATCAACCGGCCCTTTATGCAGCCCTCAAATCCGGACGGATATTTGCCGCCGGACTGGACGTAACCGCCGTAGAACCGATCCCCCCGGATGATCTCCTGCTCACCTTAAGCAATGTCATTATTACTCCCCATATCGGCAGCGCCAGTGTCAAGACCCGGGAAAAGATGGCCATGATGGCCGCCGAAAACCTTCTGGCCGGTCTCCGTGGAGAACTACCTCCCAATTGCCTTAATCCGGAGGCATTGAAGAGTCGAAGCGGTTAA
- a CDS encoding DUF1016 domain-containing protein yields MPLEAAFAEVVGLIREARARAYQAVNTELVGLYWQVGRYISEKLETAEWGEGVVDQLARHLAQILPGLRGFTRRNLFRMRQFYETYTGNKKVTPLVTQLPWTHNLIILTQSKRPEEREFYLRMAIRERWSKRELEKQFRQALFEHTVLHPPKVSPVVRQIHGEAANSVFKDSYFLEFLDLPAPHTEDDLHRGLLARLKDFLIELGRDFCFVGSEYPVQVGGRDFALDLLFFHRGLNCLVAIELKVGRFEPEYLGKLEFYLEALDRDHRKAHENPSMGVLLCASKDSEVVEYALSRSLSPALIAEYQTQLPDKKLLAAKLHEFYALNAPAEDEGKPVKTRKKEGNP; encoded by the coding sequence ATACCACTCGAGGCCGCCTTTGCGGAAGTTGTCGGTCTCATCCGGGAGGCCCGTGCCCGCGCCTATCAGGCGGTCAATACGGAACTCGTCGGTTTGTATTGGCAGGTGGGCAGATATATCAGTGAAAAGCTCGAAACCGCTGAATGGGGCGAAGGCGTTGTTGACCAACTGGCGCGGCATCTGGCGCAAATACTGCCCGGACTGCGCGGATTCACACGGCGGAACCTTTTTCGCATGCGCCAGTTCTATGAGACCTATACGGGCAATAAGAAAGTGACCCCACTGGTGACACAATTGCCGTGGACCCACAACCTCATCATCCTTACCCAGTCTAAGCGACCGGAAGAAAGGGAGTTTTACCTCCGTATGGCCATTCGGGAGCGCTGGAGCAAACGAGAACTGGAAAAGCAATTCCGTCAGGCCCTTTTTGAACACACCGTTTTGCATCCGCCAAAAGTGTCACCAGTGGTGAGACAAATTCACGGCGAAGCGGCGAATAGCGTATTTAAAGATTCCTACTTTCTTGAATTTCTGGACTTGCCGGCGCCCCACACCGAAGACGATCTTCATCGCGGTCTCTTAGCACGGCTTAAGGACTTTCTTATTGAACTCGGTCGCGACTTCTGTTTTGTCGGATCGGAATATCCGGTCCAGGTCGGCGGCCGGGACTTCGCTCTCGATCTGCTCTTTTTTCATCGAGGACTCAATTGCCTGGTGGCCATCGAATTGAAGGTGGGCCGCTTTGAGCCGGAATATCTGGGCAAGCTGGAGTTTTATCTCGAAGCCCTCGACCGTGACCATCGCAAGGCCCACGAAAACCCGTCTATGGGCGTGCTCCTGTGCGCCTCAAAAGACAGTGAAGTGGTCGAATACGCCCTCAGCAGATCCCTTTCCCCGGCCCTTATCGCCGAATACCAGACCCAACTGCCCGACAAGAAGCTGCTTGCCGCCAAACTGCATGAATTTTACGCCCTTAACGCACCGGCGGAGGATGAGGGAAAACCGGTCAAGACACGAAAAAAAGAGGGCAATCCATGA
- a CDS encoding restriction endonuclease subunit S, translating into MIAQLKPYSEYKHSSQTWFGDVPQHWAVLPNRALFSEVKDRNHSNEEMLSVTITRGIVLQKTLLAGSSKKDSSNLDRSAYKLVKPSDIAYNKMRAWQGAIGVSNFRGIISPAYIVMCMRTPKNLPRYFHHLYRTPQFAKEAERWSYGITSDMWSLRPEHFKMIYSPEPPVEEQAAIVRFLDWVNSRSERAIRAKRKVIALLNEQKQAIIQRAVTRGLDASVPLKPSGIPWLGDIPAHWDFCSLRRYWKVTDCKHLTVPFVEDGLPLASVVEVQSFSLDLSSCKRTRAEWYRLLIEGDRKPKSGDLIYCRNVSVGACALVETNIDFAMGQDVCLIRSDFQNQRFLNYLLHSPFMNRQLELLLVGSTFKRINISEIKSLAVLVPPRHEQDAICKVLDSDFLTYDTAISRLEREIDLLREYRIRLVADVVTGKLDVRDVASKLPEEAAPETGEFHDEIDLPDEEVAE; encoded by the coding sequence ATGATTGCCCAATTAAAGCCGTATTCAGAATACAAACATTCATCCCAAACCTGGTTTGGCGATGTGCCCCAGCACTGGGCTGTCTTGCCAAACCGTGCGCTTTTTTCTGAGGTGAAGGATCGAAATCATTCTAATGAGGAAATGTTATCAGTCACGATCACGCGCGGCATTGTTCTACAAAAGACGCTGCTTGCAGGTAGTTCCAAAAAAGACAGCTCTAACTTGGACAGATCGGCTTATAAGCTTGTGAAGCCCAGCGATATCGCCTATAACAAAATGCGTGCATGGCAGGGAGCAATCGGCGTCTCGAATTTTCGTGGCATTATTAGCCCTGCCTATATCGTCATGTGTATGCGCACGCCCAAAAACCTGCCGCGCTATTTTCATCATCTCTACCGCACCCCGCAATTTGCCAAGGAAGCGGAGCGTTGGTCCTATGGGATCACCTCAGATATGTGGAGTCTTCGGCCCGAACACTTCAAGATGATCTATTCTCCAGAACCCCCGGTGGAAGAGCAGGCGGCGATTGTGCGGTTTTTGGACTGGGTGAACAGTCGCTCAGAGCGGGCGATTCGGGCGAAGCGGAAGGTGATAGCGCTGCTTAACGAACAGAAGCAGGCTATCATTCAACGCGCCGTCACCCGCGGCCTTGACGCATCCGTCCCCCTCAAACCATCGGGTATCCCCTGGCTCGGCGATATTCCGGCACACTGGGACTTCTGTTCACTCCGGCGCTACTGGAAGGTAACTGACTGCAAGCACCTTACAGTACCGTTCGTTGAAGACGGCTTACCGCTAGCTAGTGTTGTCGAAGTGCAATCCTTCTCGTTAGATCTAAGTAGTTGCAAGCGAACAAGAGCTGAGTGGTATCGGCTTCTTATCGAGGGCGATAGAAAACCAAAGAGCGGCGATTTGATCTACTGTCGAAATGTTAGCGTAGGTGCTTGCGCTCTGGTGGAAACTAACATCGACTTTGCGATGGGACAAGATGTATGCCTGATTCGCTCAGATTTCCAGAATCAGCGTTTTCTGAACTATCTGCTTCACAGCCCTTTCATGAATCGCCAACTGGAGTTGCTGCTCGTTGGTTCGACGTTCAAACGTATCAACATCAGTGAAATTAAATCACTTGCCGTTCTGGTCCCACCAAGGCATGAACAAGACGCTATCTGTAAAGTTCTAGATTCGGACTTTCTGACTTACGACACCGCAATCTCCCGCCTCGAACGTGAAATCGACCTCCTCCGAGAATACCGCATCCGTCTCGTCGCCGATGTCGTTACCGGTAAGCTTGATGTAAGAGATGTCGCTTCGAAGTTGCCCGAGGAAGCTGCACCTGAAACTGGGGAATTCCATGATGAAATCGATCTACCAGACGAAGAGGTTGCCGAATGA